The proteins below come from a single Streptomyces sp. MRC013 genomic window:
- the pepN gene encoding aminopeptidase N codes for MPGTNLTREEARRRAALLTVDAYEIELDLSGAQEGGTYRSATSVRFECAEEGAESFVDLVAPAVHEVVLNGRHLDVASVFRDSRIALKHLRRGANELRVVADCAYTNTGEGLHRFVDPVDGQAYLYTQFEVPDARRVFASFEQPDLKATFQFTVKAPAGWKVVSNSPTPEPEDDVWVFEPTPRISTYVTALVVGPYHAVHSTYEGPGGQVVPLGVYCRPSLAEFLDADAIFEVTRQGFDWFQEKFDYAYPFAKYDQLFVPEFNAGAMENAGAVTIRDQYVFRSKVTDAAYEVRAATILHELAHMWFGDLVTMEWWDDLWLNESFATYAEAACQAYAPGSKWPHSWTTFANQMKTWAYRQDQLPSTHPIMAEIRDLDDVLVNFDGITYAKGASVLKQLAAYVGTDAFFRGVQTYFKRHAFGNTRLSDLLGALEETSGRDLGTWSEKWLETAGINVLRPLVETGADGVVTSFTVKQEAPALPTGAKGASVLRPHRIAIGFYDLDDAGRLVRTERVELDVDGELTAVDALVGKRRPAVVLLNDDDLSYAKVRLDGESLRNVVAHLGDFAESLPRALCWASAWDMTRDGELATRAYLDLVLSGIGKESDIGVVQSLHRQVKLALDLYAAPDWRGTGLARWTEATLEHLRAAEPGSDHQLAWARAFAATARTDGQLDLLAALLDGSETIEGLAVDTELRWAFVERLAATGRFGADEIAAEHERDRTAAGERHAATAMAARPTAEAKAEAWASVVESDKLPNAVQEAVIAGFVQTDQRELLAPYTERFFAVVKDVWESRSHEMAQQIVVGLYPSLQISRETLEATDAWLRSAEPSPALRRLVLESRDGVERALRAQASDR; via the coding sequence GTGCCTGGCACAAACCTGACCCGTGAAGAGGCTCGGCGGCGCGCGGCGCTACTGACCGTGGACGCGTACGAGATCGAGCTCGACCTCAGCGGGGCGCAGGAGGGCGGGACCTACCGGTCCGCGACCTCCGTCCGGTTCGAGTGCGCCGAGGAGGGCGCGGAGTCGTTCGTCGACCTGGTGGCCCCGGCGGTGCACGAGGTGGTGCTCAACGGCAGGCACCTCGACGTCGCCTCGGTCTTCCGGGACTCGCGGATCGCGCTGAAGCACCTGCGGCGGGGCGCCAACGAGCTGCGGGTCGTCGCGGACTGCGCGTACACGAACACCGGCGAGGGCCTCCACCGGTTCGTCGACCCGGTGGACGGCCAGGCGTACCTGTACACGCAGTTCGAGGTGCCGGACGCGCGGCGGGTGTTCGCCAGCTTCGAGCAGCCGGACCTGAAGGCGACGTTCCAGTTCACCGTGAAGGCCCCGGCGGGCTGGAAGGTGGTCTCGAACTCCCCGACGCCGGAGCCCGAGGACGACGTGTGGGTCTTCGAGCCGACCCCCCGCATCTCGACGTACGTCACGGCGCTGGTCGTCGGCCCGTACCACGCGGTGCACTCGACGTACGAGGGGCCGGGCGGGCAGGTCGTGCCGCTGGGCGTGTACTGCCGCCCGTCGCTGGCGGAGTTCCTCGACGCGGACGCGATCTTCGAGGTGACGCGGCAGGGCTTCGACTGGTTCCAGGAGAAGTTCGACTACGCCTACCCGTTCGCCAAGTACGACCAGCTGTTCGTGCCGGAGTTCAACGCCGGCGCGATGGAGAACGCGGGCGCGGTCACCATCCGCGACCAGTACGTCTTCCGGTCGAAGGTGACGGACGCGGCGTACGAGGTGCGGGCCGCGACGATCCTGCACGAGCTGGCCCACATGTGGTTCGGCGACCTGGTCACCATGGAGTGGTGGGACGACCTGTGGCTGAACGAGTCGTTCGCCACGTACGCGGAGGCCGCCTGCCAGGCGTACGCGCCCGGCTCGAAGTGGCCGCACTCCTGGACCACGTTCGCCAACCAGATGAAGACCTGGGCGTACCGGCAGGACCAGCTGCCGTCCACCCACCCGATCATGGCCGAGATCCGCGACCTGGACGACGTGCTCGTCAACTTCGACGGCATCACGTACGCCAAGGGCGCGTCGGTGCTGAAGCAGCTCGCCGCGTACGTCGGCACGGACGCCTTCTTCCGGGGCGTGCAGACGTACTTCAAGCGCCACGCCTTCGGCAACACCCGCCTGTCCGACCTGCTGGGCGCGCTGGAGGAGACCTCCGGGCGGGACCTGGGGACCTGGTCGGAGAAGTGGCTGGAGACCGCCGGCATCAACGTCCTGCGTCCGCTGGTGGAGACCGGTGCGGACGGCGTCGTCACCTCGTTCACCGTGAAGCAGGAGGCCCCGGCCCTGCCCACGGGCGCCAAGGGCGCGTCGGTGCTGCGGCCGCACCGCATCGCGATCGGCTTCTACGACCTGGACGACGCGGGCCGGCTGGTGCGCACCGAGCGCGTCGAACTGGACGTGGACGGCGAGCTGACCGCCGTCGACGCGCTGGTCGGCAAGCGGCGCCCGGCGGTCGTCCTGCTGAACGACGACGACCTGTCGTACGCCAAGGTCCGGCTCGACGGGGAGTCGCTGCGCAACGTCGTGGCGCACCTGGGCGACTTCGCCGAGTCGCTGCCGCGGGCGCTGTGCTGGGCGTCGGCGTGGGACATGACCCGCGACGGCGAGCTGGCCACGCGCGCCTACCTGGACCTGGTGCTCTCGGGCATCGGCAAGGAGTCCGACATCGGCGTGGTGCAGAGCCTGCACCGGCAGGTGAAGCTGGCGCTGGACCTGTACGCGGCGCCGGACTGGCGCGGGACGGGCCTGGCCCGCTGGACGGAGGCCACGCTGGAGCACCTCCGGGCGGCGGAGCCGGGCAGCGACCACCAGCTGGCGTGGGCGCGGGCGTTCGCGGCCACCGCCCGCACCGACGGGCAGCTGGACCTGCTGGCGGCGCTGCTGGACGGCTCGGAGACGATCGAGGGCCTGGCCGTCGACACGGAGCTGCGCTGGGCGTTCGTCGAGCGGCTCGCGGCGACCGGCCGGTTCGGGGCGGACGAGATCGCCGCCGAGCACGAGCGGGACCGGACCGCCGCCGGCGAGCGGCACGCCGCCACGGCGATGGCCGCGCGCCCCACGGCGGAGGCGAAGGCCGAGGCCTGGGCGTCGGTCGTGGAGTCGGACAAGCTGCCGAACGCCGTGCAGGAGGCCGTGATCGCCGGCTTCGTGCAGACGGACCAGCGGGAGCTGCTGGCACCGTACACGGAGAGGTTCTTCGCCGTGGTCAAGGACGTGTGGGAGTCCCGCTCCCACGAGATGGCCCAGCAGATCGTGGTCGGCCTGTACCCGTCCCTCCAGATCTCCCGGGAGACCCTGGAGGCGACGGACGCGTGGCTGCGGAGCGCGGAGCCGAGCCCGGCGCTCCGCCGCCTGGTCCTGGAGTCCCGCGACGGGGTGGAGCGGGCGCTGAGGGCGCAGGCCTCCGACCGGTGA
- a CDS encoding aspartate-semialdehyde dehydrogenase has product MKVGIVGATGQVGTVMRRILAERDFPVDGLRLFASARSAGSALEWEGREVTVEDAATADYTGLDIVLFSAGGATSRALAGKVADQGAVVIDNSSAWRRDPEVPLVVSEVNPHAVKDRPKGIIANPNCTTMAAMPVLKPLHREAGLVALVATTYQAVSGSGLAGVAELDGQVRAVAGRAAELTHDGGAVEYPEPGVYSRPIAFNVLPLAGSIVDDGSFETDEEQKLRHESRKILEIPELRVSGTCVRVPVFSGHSLQLNARFERPIGVERAYELLGAAEGVELSEIPTPLQAAGKDASYVGRIRVDETVEHGLALFVSGDNLRKGAALNAVQIAELVAGELRG; this is encoded by the coding sequence GTGAAGGTAGGAATCGTCGGAGCCACCGGCCAGGTCGGCACGGTCATGCGCAGGATCCTCGCCGAGCGGGACTTCCCGGTGGACGGGCTCCGGCTGTTCGCCTCCGCGCGCTCCGCGGGCTCCGCCCTGGAGTGGGAGGGCCGCGAGGTCACCGTCGAGGACGCCGCGACGGCCGACTACACGGGCCTGGACATCGTGCTGTTCTCCGCCGGCGGCGCCACGTCGAGGGCGCTCGCCGGGAAGGTCGCCGACCAGGGCGCCGTGGTGATCGACAACTCCTCCGCGTGGCGCCGCGACCCCGAGGTGCCGCTGGTCGTCTCCGAGGTGAACCCGCACGCGGTCAAGGACCGCCCGAAGGGCATCATCGCCAACCCGAACTGCACCACCATGGCTGCCATGCCGGTCCTGAAGCCGCTGCACCGGGAGGCCGGCCTGGTCGCGCTGGTCGCCACCACGTACCAGGCCGTGTCGGGCTCCGGCCTCGCGGGCGTCGCCGAGCTGGACGGCCAGGTCAGGGCCGTCGCCGGGCGCGCCGCCGAGCTCACCCACGACGGCGGGGCCGTGGAGTACCCCGAGCCGGGCGTGTACAGCCGGCCCATCGCGTTCAACGTGCTGCCGCTGGCCGGGTCGATCGTCGACGACGGCTCCTTCGAGACCGACGAGGAGCAGAAGCTCCGCCACGAGTCCCGCAAGATCCTGGAGATCCCGGAGCTCCGGGTGTCGGGCACGTGCGTGCGCGTCCCGGTCTTCTCCGGCCACTCCCTCCAGCTGAACGCCCGCTTCGAGCGCCCCATCGGCGTCGAGCGCGCGTACGAGCTGCTCGGGGCCGCCGAGGGCGTCGAACTGTCCGAGATCCCGACCCCGCTCCAGGCCGCCGGCAAGGACGCCTCGTACGTGGGCCGCATCCGCGTCGACGAGACCGTCGAGCACGGCCTGGCCCTGTTCGTCTCCGGCGACAACCTGCGCAAGGGCGCCGCGCTGAACGCGGTGCAGATCGCGGAGCTGGTCGCCGGGGAGCTGCGCGGCTGA